The genome window GATGGCGCGCGGCGACACGCTCGCGACCGGGAAGCCCGATACCCTCGAGCTGCTGCCGGCCGGGACGTCGCTCCTGGATGCCAAGCTTGCCATCGCCGGCGACACGCTGCGGCTCGATCGCGTGGCCTACACAGCGTCGGTCGATTCGCTCACGCCGAGCGACGGCAACGAGATCGTCACCTTCACCGGCACGTCCGGTAATTACGGCATCACCCTGCGCTACCACTTCGCGCCGGATGATTTCCGGGTGCACGTCGACGGCGAAGTCACCGGACTCTCGGCGGGGGGCGGCACCCTGCTGGTCTCGCTGGGCGATGGCTTTCGCGATTCAGAAAAGAATCTCGTCGAGGATCATCGCGAACGCGCCATCGTCACCAAGCAGGACGGCACCAAGCTCACGCGAATCATGACCCTGGTGCCGCGCCAGCCGACGACGCTGAGCGGACCCTTCGAATGGGTGGCGGTGAAGAGCAAGTATTTCGTGGTGGGCGCCTTTGCCTACGACTCACTTGGCCCCAAGCGCTTCAACGGCCGGATCGGTGGTGTGCGGGCGATCGCCCCCGATGCGCTCCCGGAGAAGCCGGTCCGCGCCAGCATTGCGGCGTCGCTCTCGGTCCCGGCGAGCGGGAAGTTCGGGGTGACGTTCTATGTCGGGCCGATGGAATACGATCGCCTCAACCACATGGGTCACGATTTCGATGACGTGAACCCCTACGGCTGGGCCTGGCTCCGGCCGGTGATTCGGCCGATCGCGGTGGCGCTGCGCGATCTGTTCATCTGGATGCATCACGCACTGGGGCTGGGCTACGGCCTGGTGATCGTGGCGTTCGGCATCATGATTCGCCTGGTGCTCTGGCCACTCAACCAGAAGGCAATGCGGTCGATGACCGCGATGCAGGCGATCCAGCCCCAGCTCACGGCGATCCAGGAGAAGTACAAGGAGGATCCCGCGCGGCTGCAGCAGGAGATGTTCAAGCTCTACAAGGAGAACAACGTCAACCCGTTCGGCGGCTGCTGGCCGATGCTGCTGCCGTATCCGATGCTGGTGGCGGTCTTCTTCGTGCTGCAGAACACGATCGAGTTGCGCGGCGTGAGCTTCCTGTGGATGCCCGACCTGGCCCAGTTCGATCCGCTCTACATCATTCCGGTGCTGATGGCGTCGTCGATGTTCGCGGTCTCGAAGATCGGCATGATGGGAATGCCGCCCAATCCGCAGACCAAGATGATGTCGTGGCTGATGCCGCTGATGATGCTGATCTTCTTCTCGAAGTTCGCCTCCGGCCTGAACCTGTACTACGCCGTACAGAACATGGTCTCGTTGCCGCAGCAGTGGCTGATCATGAAGGAGCGGCGGAAGGTGATGGAAGCGAGGAATGCGCCGGTGGTGATCGGGACGAAGAAGAAATAGAGATGAGAGACTAGAGACTAGAGACTAGAGAAGACCTGAGAGGCCGACATCTGATCGAGATGCCGGCCTCTTACATTCTGCGAGTCTCTAGTCTCTAGTCTCTAGTCTCTAGTCAGGCGCCCACCGGCATTCTCAGTGCCTCGGCGGTACCGACCCGGGCGACACGTTCGGCGCTGATTCGCCAGGCGAGATAGCGCCCCGTGGCAGGTGGGAGCACCACGTCACCGACCGTTCTGGCCGAGGGCGGTGCGCCAGGAGCCAGCCAGCGAAGCACGGCGCCGAGTGAGGTCTGCTCAAGGTCGGCCAGGAAGAGCTGGCGCAGCAGCTTTTCCCGTTCCCGCATTCGGTGCAGGGTGCCGCGCGAGATGCCGAGCAGCTGGTGCGGCTCGAACACGGGGAAGAGAGCGGCGGCGAGGTGGAGGCTGACCCCCTCGAGGTAGGCCCACTCGGCGAGCGGAATCCGGCTGGCGCACTCCCAGCGATCCCAGGGGTCGGTAGCGGATACCCGAACGGCGGAGTGAGAGTCGGGTGCGCGCCAGCGAGTGATGGCGGCGAGCGATCGGACGAGTGCCACATCGAGCGCACTCTCATCCCCGCGCTCCACGAAGAGGGCCGCGACCGGCGTGCCGGACGGGATCGGCTCGGCGGCGTCGCCGCTCCCATCGCCAGCAAAGAGAGTGATGGTCGCCGGGACAGTGGCTCCCAGGGAGGACGCTCGCGCCGCCGTGTCGCGCAGTCGTTGCTGCCATTCCGGGTCCGCCGCGCGACGGGCAAGGCGGTGCAGGACGACCGGGTCGAGCGCGAGTGCCAGCTCGTGGTCGTGCGGTGCGCGCTGCAGCCGCAGGGACTCGAGCAACGTCGCATGCCGGGCACGGAAGCGCGTGCGCGCGTGCGGCGCGTCATCCGCCTCGGCGGCGGCGGCCCAGGGAGAGACCAGATCGTGAAGCGGCATTTGGTTGCGAAT of Gemmatimonadota bacterium contains these proteins:
- the yidC gene encoding membrane protein insertase YidC — encoded protein: MNDRRPLFAIALIMLIAMVPSLLLKKPAPKPNAAAVAPGDTSQTPALTRSDSGPPVMSAAPATPDSAAITAPVVAEDTVVVRSPLYRYAISTHGGRMISSRFLRYKSMARGDTLATGKPDTLELLPAGTSLLDAKLAIAGDTLRLDRVAYTASVDSLTPSDGNEIVTFTGTSGNYGITLRYHFAPDDFRVHVDGEVTGLSAGGGTLLVSLGDGFRDSEKNLVEDHRERAIVTKQDGTKLTRIMTLVPRQPTTLSGPFEWVAVKSKYFVVGAFAYDSLGPKRFNGRIGGVRAIAPDALPEKPVRASIAASLSVPASGKFGVTFYVGPMEYDRLNHMGHDFDDVNPYGWAWLRPVIRPIAVALRDLFIWMHHALGLGYGLVIVAFGIMIRLVLWPLNQKAMRSMTAMQAIQPQLTAIQEKYKEDPARLQQEMFKLYKENNVNPFGGCWPMLLPYPMLVAVFFVLQNTIELRGVSFLWMPDLAQFDPLYIIPVLMASSMFAVSKIGMMGMPPNPQTKMMSWLMPLMMLIFFSKFASGLNLYYAVQNMVSLPQQWLIMKERRKVMEARNAPVVIGTKKK